From Planctomycetota bacterium:
GCCGGGCCCGGGGCCGGAGAGGCCTACGAGGCACTCGTCGACCGGCTCCTCGCCAGCCCGCGCTACGGCGAACGCTGGGCGCGCCGCTGGCTCGACCTGGCACGCTACGCCGACACCAACGGCTACGAGAAGGACCGCGAGCGGTCGATCTGGCCGTGGCGTGACTGGGTGATCCGCGCCCTCGACGCCGACATGCCGTTCGACCGGTTCACCGTCCGCCAGCTCGCCGGCGACATGCTTCCCGATGCGACGGCCGACGACGTTGTCGCCACCGGGTTCCACCGCAACACGATGATCAACGAGGAAGGGGGGATCGACCCGCTCGAGTTCCGCTGGCTGGCGCTGGTCGACCGGGTGGCGACCACCGGCGCCACGTGGCTCGGGCTTTCGACCGGCTGCGCGCAGTGCCACACCCACAAGTTCGACCCGCTCACCCACACCGACTACTACCGGCTGTTCGCGCTGCTCGACAACGCCGACGAGCCGGAGTGGACGATCCCCGCGGCCGACGACGTCGCGCGCCAGGCCGATCTCCACCACCGGATCGAGGCCCTCTGGGAGGCGCTGCCGCAGCGCTGGCCCGCGCCCCCCGCGGGGAGTCCGGCGGGGGAGGGCGCCGGAGTGGAGGCGGCGTTCGCCGCCTGGAACGCAGCCGAGTCGGCCACCGCCGTCGACTGGCACGTCGTGCGGCCGGCGACGCTCGAGTCGACGACGCCCCACCTCACGCTCCTCGCCGACGGCTCGGTCCTCGCCGGTGGCGACGTCGCGAAGAGCGACGTCTACACGGTCGCCCTGCCGCCGTCCGAGCGGGCCGTGCGCGCGATCCGCCTCGAGGTGCTTCCCGACGACAGCCTCCCGGCAGGTGGGCCGGGCCTCACCTGGTACGAGGGGCCGAAGGGGGATTTTTTCCTCTCCGAGATCGAGTTTGCCGCCGGTGACGCGCGCCTCGCGGTGGCCTCGGCGACCGCGTCGTTCGCCGGCAAGGGCGCGTTCTCCGGGGCCGAGGGTGCCGTCGCGGCGGCGTTCGACGGCGAGATGAGTAGTGGCTGGACCACCAACGGCCGCCAGGGGGAGGCCCACGCCGCGGTGTTCGTGCTCGCCGAGCCCGTCCCCCCCGGCACGCCGCTCACCGTCACGCTCCGCTTCGAGCGGCATTACGCCTGCGCGCTGGGGTGCTTCCGCCTCGCCGTCACCGACCGGGCCGATGCCCGGGCCCGCGGCCACGATGCCGTCACCGAGGCGGTCCTCGCGACCCCCGTCGCCGACCGTGACGACGCCGCGCGGGCGCTCCTCGTCCGCCGGTTCCTCGCCGGGGCGGCGGAAGTGGCCGAGCCGGTCGCTGAGATCCGCCGCCTCGAGGCCGAGGTGCGGGCCGGCCCGACGACGCTCGTCCTCCGCGAGCGGCCGGCGGCCTGGCGACGGACCACGCGCCGGCACCACCGCGGCGAATACCTCCAGCCGCGCGAGCCGGTCGACCCGGGGGTGCCCCCGTTCCTGCCGCCGTTGCCCGCCGGGCGCCCCGCCGACCGGCTGGCGCTGGCGGAGTGGCTCGTGGCACCGGGCCATCCGCTCGTCGCCCGGGTCGCGGTCAATCGGCAGTGGCAGGCGTTTTTCGGGCGCGGGATCGTGGTCACGCTCGACGACTTCGGCCTCCAGGGAGCGCCGCCGAGCCATCCGGACCTGCTCGACTGGCTGGCGGTGGCGTTCGTCGAGGATCTCGGTTGGTCGCTCAAGCGCCTCCATCGGCTGATCGTCACCAGCGCCACCTACCGCCAAGACTCGGCCGTTTCCACGGCGCTGTCGGCCCGTGATCCTGACAACGTGCTCCTCGCCCGCGGGCCCCGCGTCCGCCTCGAGGCCGAGGTGATCCGCGACTCGCTGCTGGCGGCCGCGGGGCTGCTGTCGGACAAGCGTTTCGGGCCCGGCGTGCGTCCGCCGCAGCCGGACGGGGTGACGGAAGTCGCCTACGGCAATCCGAAGTGGACGGCGAGTACCGGGGAGGACCGCCACCGGCGCAGCATCTACACGTTTCACAAGCGGACCGCGCCGTTCGCGTTCACGACGACGTTCGACGGGCCGACCGGCGAAGCCTGCCTGGCCCGGCGCGACGTCTCGACGTCTCCGCTCCAGGCCCTCACGCTCCTCAACGATCCGATGGTGATGGAGATCGCCCGGGCGCTGGGGGCCCTGGCGGCGGCGGCCGGGCCCACCGACGAGGTGCGGCTCGACCTT
This genomic window contains:
- a CDS encoding DUF1553 domain-containing protein, coding for MLSAPGPALAAGPDFAREVRPILAARCFRCHGRDDAGREAGLRLDEAEAATALLGSGSRAIVPGDPGASALVARIEATDPDLVMPPPHTKVALSAAEKRILRDWIAAGAGYRPHWAFVAPQRPPLPVARFGSDHPLDRFVHARLAAEGLVPAAAADPATLCRRVHLDLVGVPPTPADVEAFVAASAGPGAGEAYEALVDRLLASPRYGERWARRWLDLARYADTNGYEKDRERSIWPWRDWVIRALDADMPFDRFTVRQLAGDMLPDATADDVVATGFHRNTMINEEGGIDPLEFRWLALVDRVATTGATWLGLSTGCAQCHTHKFDPLTHTDYYRLFALLDNADEPEWTIPAADDVARQADLHHRIEALWEALPQRWPAPPAGSPAGEGAGVEAAFAAWNAAESATAVDWHVVRPATLESTTPHLTLLADGSVLAGGDVAKSDVYTVALPPSERAVRAIRLEVLPDDSLPAGGPGLTWYEGPKGDFFLSEIEFAAGDARLAVASATASFAGKGAFSGAEGAVAAAFDGEMSSGWTTNGRQGEAHAAVFVLAEPVPPGTPLTVTLRFERHYACALGCFRLAVTDRADARARGHDAVTEAVLATPVADRDDAARALLVRRFLAGAAEVAEPVAEIRRLEAEVRAGPTTLVLRERPAAWRRTTRRHHRGEYLQPREPVDPGVPPFLPPLPAGRPADRLALAEWLVAPGHPLVARVAVNRQWQAFFGRGIVVTLDDFGLQGAPPSHPDLLDWLAVAFVEDLGWSLKRLHRLIVTSATYRQDSAVSTALSARDPDNVLLARGPRVRLEAEVIRDSLLAAAGLLSDKRFGPGVRPPQPDGVTEVAYGNPKWTASTGEDRHRRSIYTFHKRTAPFAFTTTFDGPTGEACLARRDVSTSPLQALTLLNDPMVMEIARALGALAAAAGPTDEVRLDLLCKRLVSRPAAAEERELLLARLADWRRRIASGAIDAAAVAGDGEQPAERAAWTLVARALCNLDETVVKR